CCATGCCACGATGAAATTCCCACACACACAAGTCAATGGCACAAGCTCAGTTTCAGCTGATTCGTTTGCGTGTGCGCGTTTCACTTTAAAGAATCATACAAACTGACcaattcttttctctctctctctctctctctctctctctctctctctctctctctatctatatatatatatatatatatatatatatatatatatatatgtgtgtgtgtgtatgtgtgtgtttatatatatatatatatgtgtgtgtgtgtggtgctCACACTCGTGTGCATACTTATACACATGGATGGAGACTATAATAAAAAGAGAGCAGGTGGGAACTGGGAAGTAGTTGGTGAAGCGCATACTAAGACCAAGACCATAGACCATGAATCAAGTTTCATTCTTTGTTTTCGTTATGGCATTTATACTGGTAAGAGAAAGcactggatatatatatatatatatatatatatatatatatgagagttGAAAACTAGTGAATgttgtattaaaaaataaaaatcattgaTGAAATCACTATAAACATTAGTAAAAGTTGCTACGTCGTAAACTGCTGCTAATGCTGCTGTATCGACTGTTTTCTAACAATAAATTTATAGCTTGaccaccaagaaaaaaataaacaaagattCAGATTATTATTTTAGATTTTACTCATTGACTGCAAGACTTCTTATGATTGACGCCAATGAAGATTGGACATTAAATAGAAGGGCGTGGTCTTAATGAGCTCTTAATTCTTATGAAGAGCATTTGAAGGCAAGTGAGTTGAATAATCAGCggtcttcttcttttctggtACGCGACCAAATGATGTGCTCAAGAAAATGAAGGCGACCGAATCCCGCTGCTTTCGAAGAAAAGGACTTGTGGTTCAAGCTTTGAACGGATAGATGAATCGCTCCAATTCTATTACATTACCTTAAGGTAGTGTTAACGGCGAGAAATATGTTTTtggaaacaagttttcaaaaatatatttatgaaattagtttttaagaaataaaattttagatttctaaaactatgttgtgtttgttaatttgaaattatttttctgaaaatactGCGTTTACGTTTAAAGCCTTTATGTTTAAAAAGTGAGATCTGTCGGATTAGTATTCTGATCGTTTACATAAATATTTAGTCGAGTTCTaattcaaacatgaaaaaatattgtAGATCTAATTTTTGTAGCGGTTTTTTGGTAATTGTGTATttgaaagttggatttggattaagaTGTAAAGACAAAAGTCAGATATGGAtgagatttggattgtgaatttaaaaaccAGATTCATGCATGGTATAACCTAAGTTTATTCatacttaaaactaaatatatgtaaaaggtagactaaatctgaatttgattcatTTGACATCCCTAAATAATGACGTCATCCTCTATAATAACCAAGTTTATTAGTGagttttaaaaaacttgtttttttggtttgatgACGCACCCAAAACCTTGTTTTTGAATTATCTAAGAGGGGTTAcattttttacttctttttataaaactctgttttgtcaaaactggttTTTCTTCAAACCTGATTTTAATGGTATTTAAAAACTccaaaaacctagttttgagGATAAAAAGTACTTGCttttagtttcaaaagaagTAAGTTCCATTTTATAAATGTCATTCAAATACAACATGAAGATTCcagtgaaaaaagaaaggatgatTGTGAATAGACATCAATGCCAAATGATATtgtcactctttttttttttggattgttagatcttaaaaaatgagttgaaggtgaaaggttttctttctttctcttgttttgacATTAGTGTAGCTAATCAATGTCTCATCTATTTCACTGAAGCTGAGTCTCGAGTTCACCTTACCTTTTTACCTCATATTGTTTTACATGACTTTCTTTTGTTAATAACCTTTCTGACCTGTCATCAATTCGCCTTAttctttttacttgtttttttcgtagggtcgtgtttggaggttgtAGCTCATATCCTTTTGGTAGTATATTTTGGAGAAGCACAACAGAATCTTCAAAGACACCTTCTCATCGTTGGCGTCCGTGGCACGTCTTGTTCCGTGAATGTCCACTTTACTATTCGGCTATGACGCCGTCTTTTGTATGCTATTAGGTAACTGTTTATCCACTTTCTCTTAATGATAATACAAATCTTGTTATACATTTCAGATttaggacttttttttttctctctctttctctttctctttttttctctctctctctctctctctctctctctctctatatatatatatatatatatatatatatattctccaaCCCCCCCACTTtcgtgactctctctctctccttctctctctacctGCTTTTACACAATAGAGAGAGTACGCGATGTACAGCTCTACACGGAGAGGAGAGGGCTGCTGCTTTTCTTCGTGCCTTTGACTGCGGCTCCTTCCCTCCCATCTCTGCCCACGTTTTCTTCTTATTCCAGAACGACTTCGCCCTTCATCGCGCGTTTTGGTCAATAGAAGgctctctcacactctctctccacAAGCGCCTGCCCGGCTCCAACCTCGAAGCATCCTcccccttttcttcttcatctccttctcCATTCCCTCATCAAAATCTCTCCACCTCCTTTCTCATTCCCCAGCCGGTGAGGCggtaaccatctctctctctctctccctctcgtcgATTTCGTTATAGTGGTATTCATAACAGTGGAAGAATAAGGGTAGAGAGTCTGCAGACAGAGAATAGAATCAGCATCTGAGGTGAAAGGAATCAAAAGGGGGCAGCCATGGCTTCTCCCGCCGTCTGCTTCtgctctctccttctccttctgctCCTCCACTTGCCTTCCTCCTACGCCTTCCTCAACGGCACGGACGGATCTATCCTTCATGGAATCGTCCTTCCGGAGGATCCCACCGCCCCCGTGTCCGATTGCCTGCTCCGATCGGAAGTTCCCACCACCCAGAATCAGAAGCCCATCAAGCTCCGCCTCCTCCACCGGGACCAGCGGCGCGTAGACCAGGCGCCGAAAGGACTCCGCCGAATCGACTCGCTTCTCGAGTCCTGCTACCGAGACGTCTCGCGCATTCGCACGTTCCACGATCGCATCGACGCAAAGAGGCCCAGAAGCCGCGACCCGCGCAGCGCCAGCGGCGAGTCCCTTCACCGGCAGCTCGACGGCCACGGCCACAGGGGCCGGCTCTTGACCCAGTCGAGAAAGGAAGCTGGTCACGGTGCGGGCAGGCCGGAGCCCGGCAGGTCCCGGGTGGTGGCGACGCTGGAGTCCGGCGTGAGCGTCGGCTCCGGCGAGTACCTGATGGACGTGTACGTGGGCACGCCGCCGCGGCACTTCTCCCTGATCGTCGACACCGGAAGCGACCTGAACTGGCTCCAGTGCCTGCCTTGCCGAGACTGCTATCCGCAGGAGAGCCCCCACTACGACCCGGCACAATCCTCGTCGTTCCGGACCGTCTCCTGTAAAGACTCGGTGTGCATGCAGGTTTCCTCTCCCGATACGTCTCGTCCCCGGTGCCAGTCGGAAAACGGGACCTGCGACTATTTCTACTGGTATGGTGACCGCTCGAACACCACCGGCGACCTAGCCACGGAGACTTTCACGGTCAACGTGAGCTCGACCCCGGATGGAGGACTCGGCTCAGTTTTCCGGCTCGAGAAATTGGTGTTCGGGTGCGGGCACTGGAACCGCGGCCTGTTCCACGGTGCGGGCGGCCTGCTGGGGCTCGGCCGCGGCGAGCTCTCGTTCTTGAGCCAGCTCCAGTCAACTTACGGCCGCAAGTTCTCTTATTGCCTGGTTGACCGAGAATCGGACCCGAGCGTGAGCGGCCGGCTGGTACTCGGCGAGGATGACGGCTTGGTCCGCCACCCAAACGTACAATTCACGGAGCTTGTGCCGGTAAAGGAGTCGCCGGTGGACACGTTTTACTACGTCCGGATTAAGGCGGTCCGGGTCGGCGGCGAGGTCTTGCGCATCCCGCCGGAGACGTTTCAAATCGGTCCAGACGGCTCCGGCGGCACCATAGTGGACTCGGGGACCACGTTGACCTACTTCCCGGAGCCGGCGATGGCCGAGATCAAGGCTGCCTTCTTGAGAAAAGTCAAGGGATTGGACCGGGTCTCGGGGTTCAAACAGCTGGATCTGTGCTTCAACGTGACCGGAGCGGACCGGGTGGAGCTGCCGGAATTCAGCATCCTGTTCATGGACGGCGCCGTCTGGAGTTTCCCGGCGGAGAACTACTTCATCAGGCTGGACCCGGAAGGGGTCATCTGCTTGGCCCTCTTGGGTACCCCAATGTCCTCACTCTCCATACTGGGAAACTACCAACAGCAGAATTTTCACGTACTATATGATTTGGATAAGTCTAGAATTGGATTTGCCCCGGAAAAGTGCGCCGAGGTGTAAGCCGGCCATTGGCGACACCGGGGCTAATTAAGATGACATGGAATGCATCCATTGGTGGGTATTCGCCATCTTATGAACAATAACTTGTATAGAATACATATACatctgagatttttttttatattctttttttttcctctgtttaTATCCTTgtttttggtttgaaaattggaaGCAAATATGGAAGCATCCAAAGACAAGATTGTTTACATTGTGGACTTGTTTTGGTGTTTTGATCTGTATTTGATGTTGTTTTAAAGATATAGTGTTCGAGCAGGATGGTAATTTGAACTTGTTGGTGGATTTCAAGTGTAGCATTTGAGAAAAAGAATGTTTTGTTACTGAAAtgcatgttttccaaaagaCATATTTCCAAAGCTCCATGattttgtttaaaagaaatgtCGTCTCATCATGTCCGGTGTTCGATTGCTGGATTTGAAAAGAATATGTTataacataaacaagaacatgATATCTTTGTAATACATGTCCCATTGTCCTATGAatatgttcaaaaaaaaaaaaaaaaaaaaacaatgtttttattCTCCAACACCTTCTAAAGATGCAAATGAACCTGACTTGATTGGAATACAGATCTCCAACACCTTCTAAAGATACAAAACACGCTCTGGgacattctttctttcttaattcCTTAATTCTTTTCTAACAAAATTAAGGGGCCTAACCCCCCCCGCGTCCGTTCATCGGATGAGGGGTGAAACCAAGGTAGGGCCCACACGgaccctggccccacctcaatttttttttaaacttgtatgtaaattttaaaaatttcacttgttatatataaaaattctaaaaaatgatatttcggccctagtcaaaaattaaaaaatttaatttggtccgcttcatgaaaaatttctggctccacaaCTGGTCAGAAGTACACATACACATGGGTAGGCTTTTTGTGGATCCAGATTCCGGTTTGAAATCATTCACCAGATCCATAATAAGATGTAAATAAATCAAAAGACTTACGTCGTCATTGTGTGAAGTGCTTCTTACTTGTTTTCACCCATAAGAAAATTtgattcacaagaaaaatattctttctTCATTTGGATCTGGGTATCTTTGTCATCActtttctgaaatatttttcCTAGTTTTATTTATCTCAGAACTTTAATTTTGTGCCTAGAACAGCAGTTCCAATTCCATATCATGATAATACATTATGTTTTGTGAAGTATGTAGGTCAGAGGATTAACATGAGCATGTTCTAAGAGAATGACACACCAAGAGCACCCAAATCAGCAAATAAAATAATCTAATGGTGCACTGATCTCATATTTCTATGTGTTGCTTCGATTGCTGCACGGAGTCTCTTTTTCCCAAGCACCTTGGCAATGGCGTACACGCATGTACTGCTGCCTAGTGCTTGATGTCTATTCAAAAACCTTCCTCTTGGAAAAATTTGCCCCAGACAACTTGTCTTTGAAACTTTTCTAGGAAAATTTATCATATAATAATAAAGATCGCCATTCCAGAAGATGAATTAAACAATGTGTTTGAAACAAGAAGGTGGGTTTTGTTAGGTAACCGAGAAATTGACACTTCCTAAGCAACTCTAGAAATCTCAACTTGTTTTGGGCTTTgcatttgatatttgaaaattatatgATAAAATCAATGGTCAAATATGAGACCAATTGTGCCAAAAGAACGAATAATGACTATTATGATTAATAGTAACATTATTCAGGGGTGCAGATATGTAGGGTTTCGGTGAGACATACTGGAACCCAATCTAAAACCTTAAATTCATAATTTGGACCTAAGTAGACCTAAGTCCAGTTATATGAGGCAGTTTCATGAGACCCAGGTCCCTCTTCTAAAGTCAATTAAAAATTGTTACTATATATTCAgtcaggggcagagccagaaccagaaattttttgtcgcaggggcaaactatagttttaaaaattttcacaagagtcaaaatataaatttttaaaatttttatatatattaaactaaattttttttagatttacatataaatttttaaagtttttaaaatttgatattgttattgttgttgttcaCGTCTATCCCCGCGCCTAacattgttattgttgttgttcttgttaaTTTGAAGAGCTTTAAACTTATGAATTGCATCCGAAAAAACTCCGTTTGCCATAAACGTTAAAAAATTGCTGTTCGCCTATGGTTGTGAAGTCAACCGGTCCACTTGCGTGAACCTGCTTCCAAACCGGCTGCTTTTGAGCATCTTAACTAGAAGTCGTAAAGCCTATAGCATGTTGAGAGTGTTGAGGCAGAGAATAccaaaaagtttcaaaaaaggTTTCTTATATAGAGCTTTCTTGGCTGCTCCCGAAGAAAGATTAGTCATGGCCGGCCACATGGCTAAATCTCAACAGTTCAATACCTGGGATGCATGTGCCTTCTGGGACAAGGCAAAGGTGATTGACTAAGATACCTCAAAGGGTGTGCTGGATGAAACACTCTAGAACACAATATTCTGCTATGTTCCAAGGGTTTCATGATAAGAGACGAAAGTTTGAGAGCAAC
This window of the Nymphaea colorata isolate Beijing-Zhang1983 chromosome 2, ASM883128v2, whole genome shotgun sequence genome carries:
- the LOC116248981 gene encoding aspartyl protease family protein 2-like produces the protein MASPAVCFCSLLLLLLLHLPSSYAFLNGTDGSILHGIVLPEDPTAPVSDCLLRSEVPTTQNQKPIKLRLLHRDQRRVDQAPKGLRRIDSLLESCYRDVSRIRTFHDRIDAKRPRSRDPRSASGESLHRQLDGHGHRGRLLTQSRKEAGHGAGRPEPGRSRVVATLESGVSVGSGEYLMDVYVGTPPRHFSLIVDTGSDLNWLQCLPCRDCYPQESPHYDPAQSSSFRTVSCKDSVCMQVSSPDTSRPRCQSENGTCDYFYWYGDRSNTTGDLATETFTVNVSSTPDGGLGSVFRLEKLVFGCGHWNRGLFHGAGGLLGLGRGELSFLSQLQSTYGRKFSYCLVDRESDPSVSGRLVLGEDDGLVRHPNVQFTELVPVKESPVDTFYYVRIKAVRVGGEVLRIPPETFQIGPDGSGGTIVDSGTTLTYFPEPAMAEIKAAFLRKVKGLDRVSGFKQLDLCFNVTGADRVELPEFSILFMDGAVWSFPAENYFIRLDPEGVICLALLGTPMSSLSILGNYQQQNFHVLYDLDKSRIGFAPEKCAEV